One genomic region from Prunus persica cultivar Lovell chromosome G3, Prunus_persica_NCBIv2, whole genome shotgun sequence encodes:
- the LOC18784492 gene encoding subtilisin-like protease SBT1.5: MAISLLYLLIISLSFSNLPSSSSSSDNNNNNVNNAAKTFIVQVQPSSKPSIFPTHQDWYSSSLSSLSSDKATAPTVLHTYSTVFHGFSAKLSPSQAQTLQSLDHVTAIIPEQVRQLHTTRSPEFLGLRSTDAAGTLLRESDFGSDLVIGVIDTGIWPERKSFHDRDLGPTPSKWKGQCVAGKDFPATICNRKLIGARFFSAGFESTNGKMNETSEYRSPRDSDGHGTHTASIAAGRYVFPASTLGYAKGVAAGMAPKARLAAYKVCWSAGCYDSDILAAFDAAVADGCDVVSLSVGGVVVPYHLDAIAIGAYGASDSGVFVSASAGNGGPGGLTVTNVAPWVTTVGAGTIDRDFPADVKLGNGRIIPGMSIYSGPGLAPGRMYPLVYAGGVGGDGYSSSLCLEGSLSQVKGKIVVCDRGINSRAAKGDVVKKAGGVGMILANGVFDGEGLVADCHVLPATAVAASTGDEIRRYIAASKSKSPATATIVFKGTRIRVRPAPVVASFSARGPNPESPEILKPDVIAPGLNILAAWPDKVGPSGVASDKRNTEFNILSGTSMACPHVSGLAALLKAAHPDWSPAAIRSALMTTAYTVDNRGETMLDESSGNTSSVMDFGAGHVHPQKAMDPGLVYDIVSYDYVDFLCNSNYTTKNIQVVTRKFANCNGAKRAGHAGNLNYPSLSVVFQQYGKHKMSTHFIRTVTNVGTPNSVYQVTVKPAAGMTVTVEPEKLAFRRVGQKLSFLVRVQALAVKLSPGSTSVKSGSIVWSDGKHTVTSPLVVTMQQPL, encoded by the coding sequence atggCTATCTCTCTTCTCTATCTCCTCATAATCTCACTCTCCTTCTCCAACttaccctcttcttcttcttcttctgataataataataataatgttaaTAATGCTGCAAAGACCTTCATAGTCCAAGTCCAGCCAAGCTCCAAACCCTCCATTTTCCCAACCCACCAAGACTGGtactcttcctctctctcctctctttcttctgATAAAGCCACTGCCCCCACCGTCCTCCACACTTACTCTACTGTCTTCCATGGCTTCTCTGCCAAGCTTTCCCCATCCCAAGCCCAGACACTTCAGTCCCTTGACCACGTCACCGCCATTATCCCCGAGCAAGTCCGCCAACTCCACACCACCCGCTCCCCCGAGTTCCTCGGCCTCCGCTCCACCGACGCCGCCGGTACCCTCCTCAGGGAGTCTGATTTCGGGTCTGACCTTGTCATCGGAGTCATCGACACCGGCATCTGGCCCGAACGCAAGTCATTCCACGACCGAGACCTGGGCCCCACCCCCTCCAAGTGGAAAGGCCAGTGTGTCGCCGGCAAAGACTTCCCCGCCACCATCTGCAACCGCAAGCTTATCGGCGCTCGCTTCTTCTCCGCCGGCTTCGAGTCCACGAACGGAAAAATGAATGAGACCTCAGAGTACCGCTCCCCCCGCGACTCCGACGGCCACGGGACCCACACTGCCTCCATCGCTGCCGGGAGGTACGTTTTCCCAGCGTCCACTCTCGGCTACGCCAAGGGCGTTGCCGCCGGAATGGCTCCCAAGGCCCGGCTTGCCGCCTACAAGGTCTGCTGGAGTGCCGGCTGCTACGACTCCGACATCCTCGCCGCGTTCGACGCCGCCGTCGCAGACGGCTGCGACGTCGTTTCCCTCAGCGTCGGTGGCGTCGTCGTCCCCTACCACCTCGACGCCATAGCCATCGGCGCGTACGGAGCCTCGGACTCCGGCGTCTTCGTCTCTGCCTCCGCCGGAAACGGCGGTCCCGGAGGGCTCACTGTCACCAATGTGGCACCGTGGGTGACAACCGTCGGCGCGGGAACTATCGACAGGGACTTCCCGGCCGATGTGAAGCTCGGGAACGGCAGAATAATCCCGGGCATGAGCATCTATTCCGGGCCGGGTCTCGCTCCGGGTCGGATGTACCCGCTGGTTTACGCGGGCGGCGTCGGCGGCGATGGCTACTCCTCGTCTCTGTGTCTAGAAGGTTCTCTGAGTCAAGTAAAAGGGAAAATCGTCGTCTGCGACAGAGGAATTAATTCAAGAGCCGCGAAAGGTGACGTGGTGAAGAAAGCCGGAGGCGTTGGTATGATACTCGCGAACGGGGTTTTCGACGGCGAAGGACTAGTAGCTGACTGCCACGTGTTACCCGCCACCGCTGTGGCTGCCTCCACGGGCGACGAAATCAGGAGATACATCGCCGCATCCAAGTCTAAGTCCCCAGCTACAGCGACAATTGTGTTCAAGGGGACTCGGATCCGGGTCCGGCCCGCGCCGGTCGTGGCGTCGTTTTCAGCCCGCGGGCCGAATCCGGAGTCTCCGGAGATATTGAAGCCGGATGTTATCGCGCCCGGCTTGAATATATTGGCGGCTTGGCCCGATAAAGTCGGGCCCTCAGGCGTGGCTTCGGATAAGAGAAACACGGAGTTTAATATCCTCTCGGGAACATCAATGGCTTGCCCACACGTGTCCGGCTTGGCGGCGCTGTTGAAAGCGGCGCATCCAGATTGGAGCCCGGCCGCCATTAGATCCGCCCTGATGACCACGGCATACACCGTGGACAATCGGGGTGAGACCATGCTTGACGAGTCCAGCGGCAACACTTCCAGCGTTATGGACTTCGGGGCGGGTCATGTCCACCCGCAAAAGGCAATGGACCCGGGGTTGGTCTATGACATTGTCTCTTACGATTACGTGGATTTCTTGTGCAATTCCAATTATACCACTAAGAACATCCAGGTGGTGACTAGGAAGTTTGCCAATTGCAATGGGGCTAAGAGGGCAGGGCATGCTGGCAACTTAAATTACCCCTCCTTGTCTGTGGTGTTTCAGCAGTATGGAAAGCATAAGATGTCTACTCATTTTATTCGGACCGTGACAAATGTGGGTACGCCGAATTCGGTTTATCAGGTGACGGTTAAGCCGGCTGCAGGGATGACGGTGACAGTGGAGCCGGAGAAGCTTGCGTTTAGGAGGGTGGGGCAGAAGTTAAGTTTTCTTGTGAGGGTGCAAGCCTTGGCAGTGAAGCTATCCCCTGGTAGCACTAGCGTGAAGAGTGGTTCTATAGTTTGGTCTGATGGGAAGCACACTGTGACTAGCCCCTTGGTTGTGACAATGCAACAACCTCTCTAG